The Nocardioides sp. S-1144 genome includes a region encoding these proteins:
- a CDS encoding CAP domain-containing protein yields MSRPHPPLALLVPALLVVALLAPAARAAADQTPPSPATVTATVTDASRTHGAPAVRLGRVLELVNRARSQARTCGGVEHRAVPRIVREARLDRAAGRFARLMARRDFVSHESPDGSDPGDRIRREGYRWTSYGENVAAGQATPAAVVRAWLGSPGHCAVIMSPFREIGIGHGHRAGATYRHYWVLDLASRRGRG; encoded by the coding sequence ATGAGCCGACCGCACCCGCCCCTGGCACTGCTCGTCCCCGCCCTGCTCGTGGTGGCCCTGCTGGCCCCGGCGGCCCGGGCAGCCGCGGACCAGACGCCCCCGTCCCCCGCCACCGTGACCGCCACCGTCACCGACGCCTCCCGCACCCACGGCGCCCCGGCCGTCCGCCTGGGCCGGGTGCTCGAGCTGGTCAACCGGGCCCGCTCGCAGGCCCGCACCTGCGGCGGCGTCGAGCACCGCGCCGTCCCCCGGATCGTGCGCGAGGCCCGCCTCGACCGGGCGGCCGGGAGGTTCGCGCGCCTGATGGCGCGGCGCGACTTCGTGTCCCACGAGTCGCCGGACGGCAGCGACCCCGGCGACCGGATCCGGCGCGAGGGCTACCGGTGGACGTCGTACGGCGAGAACGTCGCCGCCGGCCAGGCGACACCGGCCGCGGTGGTCCGGGCCTGGCTCGGCAGCCCCGGCCACTGCGCGGTGATCATGAGCCCCTTCCGCGAGATCGGGATCGGCCACGGCCACCGGGCCGGCGCGACCTACCGGCACTACTGGGTGCTCGACCTCGCCTCCCGCCGCGGCCGGGGCTGA
- a CDS encoding HNH endonuclease signature motif containing protein, whose product MSRYPDDRVVGHPVARFVGVLEAELAGLSDAQTWSLGAEATADLVPRLAAVIAGVQELEARLVRHAEDIEMPGTIGARSTAQWLARITRVTGREASRKARLAHDLAAHEPTRAAMAAGRVHAEQAQVIAAAVDDLGDEHTHLSDQAEAHLLGEAAHHDAHDLKVLGRRILETIDPDKADEHEARLLGAEEARAWRKTRFTLWDDGEGLAHGTFAIPTAQASMLRKALAALAAPKHVRATEGAGSYDFDKPTPERLGRAFGEYVERYPADRLPSMGGTNATVVVTMTLGTLLGDLQAAHLDTDVALSPGQARRMACEAGIIPAVLDGAGHVLDVGRRRRFHNPAQRLAIALEQRHCQHPACTTPAAYCHTHHEVPWSRGGTTNTTDAVLLCPFHHHQAHASGARYPLRT is encoded by the coding sequence ATGAGCAGGTATCCCGACGACCGTGTGGTGGGACATCCCGTCGCGCGGTTCGTCGGGGTCCTGGAGGCCGAGCTGGCGGGTCTCTCGGACGCCCAGACCTGGTCGCTCGGCGCCGAGGCGACCGCAGACCTGGTCCCCCGCCTCGCCGCGGTGATCGCGGGCGTGCAGGAGCTCGAGGCCCGCCTCGTCCGGCACGCCGAGGACATCGAGATGCCCGGGACGATCGGGGCCAGGTCGACAGCGCAGTGGTTGGCGCGGATCACCCGCGTCACCGGTCGCGAGGCTTCGCGCAAGGCGCGGCTCGCCCACGACCTCGCGGCGCACGAGCCGACCAGGGCAGCGATGGCCGCAGGTCGGGTGCACGCCGAGCAGGCCCAGGTCATCGCCGCCGCGGTCGACGACCTCGGCGACGAGCACACGCACCTGAGCGACCAGGCCGAGGCGCACCTCCTCGGTGAGGCGGCCCACCACGACGCGCACGACCTGAAGGTCCTCGGCCGCCGGATCCTCGAGACCATCGACCCCGACAAGGCCGACGAGCACGAGGCCCGCCTGCTCGGGGCCGAGGAGGCCCGCGCCTGGAGGAAGACCCGCTTCACGCTGTGGGACGACGGCGAGGGCCTCGCCCACGGCACGTTCGCGATCCCGACGGCCCAGGCCTCGATGCTGCGCAAGGCGCTCGCGGCGCTCGCCGCCCCCAAGCACGTCCGCGCCACGGAGGGCGCCGGGTCCTACGACTTCGACAAGCCGACGCCCGAGCGGCTCGGCCGCGCCTTCGGCGAGTACGTCGAGCGCTACCCCGCCGACCGGCTGCCGTCGATGGGTGGCACGAACGCCACGGTCGTGGTCACGATGACCCTCGGGACCCTCCTCGGCGACCTGCAGGCCGCCCACCTCGACACCGACGTGGCGCTCTCCCCCGGCCAGGCCCGGCGGATGGCCTGCGAGGCCGGGATTATCCCCGCCGTCCTCGACGGCGCCGGCCACGTGCTCGACGTCGGACGGCGGCGCCGCTTCCACAACCCGGCCCAGCGGCTCGCGATCGCGCTGGAGCAGCGCCACTGCCAGCACCCGGCCTGCACGACGCCCGCCGCGTACTGCCACACCCACCACGAGGTCCCGTGGAGCCGCGGCGGCACGACCAACACCACGGACGCCGTCCTGCTCTGTCCCTTTCACCACCACCAGGCCCACGCCTCCGGGGCCAGGTACCCGTTGCGCACCTGA
- a CDS encoding Fe-S cluster assembly protein HesB has product MLTLTENARAIVRDITTQPGQPESAGLRITSDADPSSFAIAAAESPEPADQVVDQAGATVYLDEQAAALLDDKILDAAVDDAGRVEFALAYQA; this is encoded by the coding sequence ATGCTCACCCTCACCGAGAACGCCCGCGCGATCGTCCGCGACATCACCACCCAGCCCGGCCAGCCCGAGTCCGCGGGGCTGCGCATCACCAGCGACGCCGACCCGTCGTCGTTCGCCATCGCGGCCGCCGAGTCGCCCGAGCCGGCCGACCAGGTGGTCGACCAGGCGGGCGCCACGGTCTACCTCGACGAGCAGGCCGCCGCGCTGCTCGACGACAAGATCCTCGACGCGGCCGTCGACGACGCCGGGCGCGTGGAGTTCGCGCTCGCCTACCAGGCGTAG
- the pepN gene encoding aminopeptidase N yields MSVASTRSLLHTEALARRELLDVTSYDVELDLASDEARFRSVTTITFESRGGATFVDLKPVGLNGVRLDDRPLDPDLLSGGRLPLETTPGTHVLVVDAVMPFRNDGEGLHRSVDPADGRHYVYGMSFMDAAPTVFACFDQPDLKAPYTLRVRAPHDWVVVGNAPAALVDGGGQQPGTWELGPTQPLSTYFVTLVAGPYHVVRDEHDGIPLGLSSRQSLARHLDKDADELLTMTRQCFDEFHRLFGIRYPFGDYHQAFVPEFNAGAMENPGCVTFRDQLVFDTRVTRGKRILRATTVAHEMAHQWFGNITTPRWWDDLWLNESFAEYMGNRVTAEVTEYDDAWTHVSWSRRQWGLRADQRPSTHPVAGNGAEDALTALQNFDGISYAKGSSILRQLCTRLGDEVFLAGVVDHLDRHRFGNATMHDLVASWERAGAEDLSPVVGEWLRKAGPDVVRHDRERGLVLRHSPPAAPAERSHLFDVVVLTPGGATTTPVTLTADETPAPPVAPGAAVVLDPHEESWAVYVPDGETVAALVDVLPGVTDHRLRAGTWNNVKSGYAEGAIAPDAVVALAVAAFPAEDTEDTGRHTMPWLLGEVVPAAATGALERLHRAAVASLVLQQPGSELQLSAYRAGIRTASDPATLRAWLQASPDGITLDDDLRWRLLTRLAVLGGTDRAELDAALTAAESSANRVHHTGATASLPTPEAKAYAWERFTGAVEVSNYELEAAGTGMWRGGQEQLTAEYVDRYVADLPGTGAVRSGWVLAVAATAFFPASHVDAATLERLRTLLAPGVLEPAVARRVADAVDDLDRQLAVRAAYPVA; encoded by the coding sequence ATGAGCGTCGCGTCCACCCGGAGCCTGTTGCACACCGAAGCCCTCGCCCGCCGCGAGCTGCTCGACGTCACCTCCTACGACGTCGAGCTCGACCTCGCCTCGGACGAGGCGAGGTTCCGCTCCGTCACGACGATCACCTTCGAGAGCCGGGGTGGCGCGACGTTCGTGGACCTCAAGCCGGTCGGCCTGAACGGGGTCCGGCTCGACGACCGCCCCCTCGACCCCGACCTGCTCTCCGGCGGCCGCCTGCCGCTCGAGACCACGCCCGGCACCCACGTGCTCGTCGTCGACGCCGTGATGCCGTTCCGCAACGACGGCGAGGGCCTGCACCGCAGCGTCGACCCCGCCGACGGCCGGCACTACGTCTACGGCATGTCGTTCATGGACGCCGCGCCGACGGTCTTCGCCTGCTTCGACCAGCCCGACCTGAAGGCGCCGTACACGCTGCGCGTCCGGGCCCCGCACGACTGGGTCGTCGTGGGGAACGCCCCGGCCGCCCTCGTCGACGGCGGCGGGCAGCAGCCCGGCACCTGGGAGCTCGGACCGACGCAGCCGCTGTCGACCTACTTCGTCACGCTGGTCGCCGGGCCGTACCACGTCGTGCGCGACGAGCACGACGGCATCCCGCTCGGCCTCAGCAGCCGGCAGAGCCTGGCCCGGCACCTCGACAAGGACGCCGACGAGCTGCTGACCATGACGCGGCAGTGCTTCGACGAGTTCCACCGGCTCTTCGGCATCCGCTACCCCTTCGGCGACTACCACCAGGCCTTCGTGCCGGAGTTCAACGCCGGCGCGATGGAGAACCCCGGCTGCGTCACCTTCCGCGACCAGCTCGTCTTCGACACCCGCGTGACCCGCGGCAAGCGGATCCTGCGCGCCACGACGGTCGCGCACGAGATGGCGCACCAGTGGTTCGGCAACATCACCACCCCCCGCTGGTGGGACGACCTCTGGCTCAACGAGTCCTTCGCCGAGTACATGGGCAACCGGGTCACCGCCGAGGTCACCGAGTACGACGACGCGTGGACCCACGTGTCGTGGTCGCGGCGGCAGTGGGGCCTTCGCGCCGACCAGCGGCCAAGCACCCACCCCGTCGCCGGCAACGGCGCCGAGGACGCGCTCACCGCGCTGCAGAACTTCGACGGGATCTCCTACGCCAAGGGCTCCAGCATCCTGCGCCAGCTCTGCACCCGGCTCGGCGACGAGGTCTTCCTCGCCGGCGTCGTCGACCACCTCGACCGCCACCGCTTCGGCAACGCGACCATGCACGACCTCGTCGCGAGCTGGGAGCGCGCCGGCGCCGAGGACCTCTCCCCCGTCGTCGGGGAGTGGCTGCGCAAGGCCGGGCCGGACGTCGTCCGCCACGACCGCGAGCGCGGCCTGGTGCTGCGGCACTCGCCCCCGGCGGCCCCGGCCGAGCGGTCCCACCTGTTCGACGTCGTCGTGCTCACCCCCGGCGGGGCCACGACGACCCCGGTGACGCTGACGGCCGACGAGACGCCGGCGCCGCCGGTCGCCCCGGGCGCGGCCGTCGTCCTCGACCCGCACGAGGAGAGCTGGGCGGTCTACGTGCCCGACGGCGAGACGGTCGCCGCGCTGGTCGACGTCCTGCCCGGCGTCACCGACCACCGGCTCCGCGCCGGGACCTGGAACAACGTCAAGAGCGGCTACGCCGAGGGCGCGATCGCCCCCGACGCGGTCGTGGCCCTGGCCGTCGCCGCGTTCCCGGCCGAGGACACCGAGGACACCGGCCGGCACACGATGCCGTGGCTCCTCGGCGAGGTCGTGCCCGCCGCGGCGACCGGGGCGCTCGAGCGCCTCCACCGCGCCGCGGTCGCCTCGCTGGTCCTCCAGCAGCCCGGCTCCGAGCTGCAGCTCTCCGCCTACCGCGCCGGCATCCGCACCGCGAGCGACCCGGCCACGCTGCGCGCCTGGCTGCAGGCGAGCCCCGACGGGATCACGCTCGACGACGACCTGCGGTGGCGGCTCCTGACCCGCCTGGCCGTCCTCGGCGGCACCGACCGGGCCGAGCTCGACGCCGCCCTCACGGCGGCCGAGAGCTCGGCCAACCGGGTCCACCACACCGGGGCGACGGCGTCGCTGCCGACCCCGGAGGCGAAGGCCTACGCCTGGGAGCGCTTCACCGGCGCCGTCGAGGTGTCGAACTACGAGCTGGAGGCCGCCGGGACCGGCATGTGGCGCGGCGGGCAGGAGCAGCTGACCGCCGAGTACGTCGACCGCTACGTCGCCGACCTGCCCGGCACCGGCGCGGTGCGCAGCGGGTGGGTGCTGGCGGTCGCGGCGACGGCGTTCTTCCCCGCCTCGCACGTCGACGCCGCGACGCTCGAGCGACTCCGCACCCTGCTTGCCCCCGGGGTGCTGGAGCCCGCCGTCGCGCGCCGGGTCGCCGACGCCGTCGACGACCTCGATCGCCAGCTCGCCGTCCGTGCCGCCTACCCGGTCGCCTGA
- a CDS encoding CocE/NonD family hydrolase, with the protein MTSRSRTLALLVALVLPLAGVSAAAARPAAPSPGPVDAMADVPASTAERAEALSPLHPSRPPRNDADQRDLVVTRVFVTTSVDSDRDGRPDVVRVVVTRPRPGVVGGRRLATVAQVSPYFSCCAGAPNHDVDVPLGQARRPSGAPGRIKDYLLTGIRTDGAAWARKGYAYARVASLGSNGSTGCPTIGDDLEAAGAVALVDWLNGRTTARTASGRLVRARGWSTGNVGMTGASYDGTLPNMAAATGVAGLRAIVPLSAISSWYHYYRQAGLVVAPGGYQGEDADVLARFDYTRRDRRICRPVIADLERDQDRATGDHNDFWAARDLVPRAGDVRAAVLIGHGFNDTNVKPDQAARWYAALRRAGVPAKIWWDQGSHGTPVPQRLVDRWFDHFLYGVRNGVAGGKRAAVSDGGTTRWYRSWPRPGSSPRTWTLRAGGGLAPGGRSSAARRTFTDDASLSAADVCASREREHAAIFRSAVLRRGLDLSGTPRADVRLTFDATAANVTVALCQVDPAGRGSLLTQGFADPQNVGSPTRGTPLVPGRPVDVRVELQPLDRALPPGARIALVVMSSDRDFTLRPPAGTRVTLAAAHSSLRLPVVR; encoded by the coding sequence GTGACGTCACGTTCTCGGACCCTGGCCCTGCTCGTCGCGCTCGTGCTGCCGCTCGCCGGCGTGAGCGCTGCGGCGGCCCGTCCGGCTGCGCCCTCCCCCGGCCCCGTCGACGCCATGGCCGACGTTCCGGCCTCGACGGCGGAGCGGGCCGAGGCACTGAGCCCGCTCCACCCGTCCCGGCCGCCGCGCAACGACGCGGACCAGCGGGACCTCGTGGTCACGCGGGTGTTCGTGACGACGTCGGTCGACTCCGACCGCGATGGCCGACCGGACGTCGTGCGCGTGGTGGTGACCCGGCCCCGGCCGGGTGTCGTCGGTGGACGCCGCCTCGCGACCGTCGCGCAGGTGTCGCCCTACTTCTCGTGCTGCGCCGGCGCGCCCAACCACGACGTCGACGTCCCGCTCGGCCAGGCCCGTCGTCCGTCGGGGGCGCCCGGCAGGATCAAGGACTACCTCCTGACCGGCATCCGCACCGACGGCGCCGCCTGGGCCCGCAAGGGCTACGCCTACGCGCGGGTCGCCTCGCTCGGCTCGAACGGCTCCACCGGCTGCCCGACGATCGGGGACGACCTGGAGGCGGCCGGCGCCGTCGCGCTCGTCGACTGGCTCAACGGCCGCACCACCGCCCGGACGGCGTCCGGTCGCCTGGTGCGCGCCCGCGGCTGGTCGACCGGCAACGTGGGGATGACCGGGGCGTCCTACGACGGGACGCTGCCCAACATGGCCGCCGCCACCGGCGTGGCGGGGCTGCGCGCCATCGTGCCGCTGTCGGCGATCTCGAGCTGGTACCACTACTACCGCCAGGCCGGCCTGGTCGTGGCCCCCGGCGGCTACCAGGGCGAGGACGCCGACGTGCTGGCGCGCTTCGACTACACCCGCCGCGACCGGCGGATCTGCCGGCCGGTGATCGCCGATCTCGAGCGGGACCAGGACCGCGCCACCGGCGACCACAACGACTTCTGGGCGGCACGGGACCTGGTGCCCAGGGCCGGTGACGTGCGGGCCGCGGTCCTGATCGGGCACGGGTTCAACGACACCAACGTCAAGCCCGACCAGGCTGCGCGGTGGTACGCCGCGCTGCGCCGCGCCGGCGTCCCGGCCAAGATCTGGTGGGACCAGGGCAGCCACGGCACCCCGGTCCCCCAGCGCCTGGTCGACCGGTGGTTCGACCACTTCCTGTACGGCGTCCGCAACGGGGTGGCCGGCGGCAAGCGGGCCGCGGTGAGCGACGGCGGCACGACCCGCTGGTACCGCTCGTGGCCCCGGCCGGGGTCGAGCCCGCGCACCTGGACCCTGCGTGCCGGTGGCGGGCTCGCGCCCGGCGGCCGGTCGTCCGCGGCGCGCCGCACCTTCACCGACGACGCGTCGCTCAGCGCTGCCGACGTCTGTGCGAGTCGGGAGCGCGAGCACGCCGCGATCTTCCGCTCCGCGGTCCTGCGCCGGGGCCTCGACCTCAGCGGCACCCCGCGCGCCGACGTGCGCCTGACCTTCGACGCCACCGCCGCGAACGTGACGGTCGCGCTCTGCCAGGTCGACCCCGCCGGGCGCGGCTCCTTGCTCACGCAGGGCTTCGCCGACCCCCAGAACGTCGGCTCGCCCACCCGGGGCACCCCGCTCGTGCCCGGTCGACCGGTCGACGTCCGCGTCGAGCTCCAGCCGCTCGACCGGGCGCTGCCGCCGGGTGCCCGGATCGCGCTGGTGGTGATGTCGAGCGACCGCGACTTCACCCTCCGACCGCCGGCCGGCACCCGGGTCACGCTCGCCGCGGCCCACAGCTCGCTGCGGCTCCCGGTGGTGCGCTGA
- a CDS encoding histidine phosphatase family protein: protein MRLYLLRHGQTPSNVSGALDTSFPGAELTALGIIQAQAIPGVLASENVRAVYASELVRAQLTARPLADHLGVQVQMRTGLEEIAAGDLEMSSDEASVRAYAACLASWMHGDLGCKMPGGPSGREFVDRYDAAIDALVQEHPHETAVAVVSHGAAIRVWVALAAGLRPEDATDLRLANTGMGVLDRDAGSGWTLTRWVADPVGGQDLTDERAHDVTGESAEEVI, encoded by the coding sequence GTGCGTCTCTACCTGCTCCGACATGGCCAGACACCCAGCAACGTGTCCGGCGCACTGGATACGAGTTTCCCCGGCGCGGAACTCACGGCCCTCGGCATCATTCAGGCTCAAGCAATCCCAGGAGTGCTTGCATCGGAGAACGTGCGTGCGGTTTACGCCTCAGAGCTGGTCCGGGCGCAGCTCACTGCCCGACCGCTGGCGGACCATCTGGGCGTCCAGGTCCAGATGCGTACAGGGTTGGAGGAAATCGCGGCGGGTGACCTGGAGATGTCGTCGGACGAGGCCTCGGTACGCGCCTATGCCGCCTGTCTGGCGTCGTGGATGCACGGTGACCTTGGTTGCAAGATGCCTGGCGGACCCTCGGGACGTGAGTTCGTTGATCGCTACGACGCGGCGATCGATGCGCTCGTTCAGGAACATCCGCACGAAACCGCCGTCGCTGTCGTCAGTCACGGCGCGGCCATTCGCGTCTGGGTGGCGCTCGCTGCTGGACTTCGTCCCGAGGATGCGACAGATCTGCGTCTTGCGAACACTGGCATGGGGGTGCTCGATCGCGACGCCGGTTCGGGTTGGACCCTGACGCGCTGGGTCGCAGACCCCGTCGGTGGGCAAGATCTGACTGACGAACGGGCCCACGACGTCACCGGCGAGAGCGCAGAGGAAGTCATCTGA
- a CDS encoding OsmC family protein, with amino-acid sequence MSDATPDTYRAVSLTRLDRGSFRVTNAAGGTIDVGVTESDFTPVELLLAALAGCAAINVEELTSRRAEPTSFDVVSEGHKGRDDTGSRMTDLRLLFDAVFPEGEAGDAARAILPRVLAQTHDRICTVSRTVGLGSDVAYELAPEAP; translated from the coding sequence ATGAGCGACGCCACCCCCGACACCTACCGCGCGGTCTCCCTCACCCGCCTCGACCGGGGCTCGTTCCGGGTCACCAACGCCGCCGGCGGCACCATCGACGTCGGTGTCACCGAGAGCGACTTCACCCCCGTCGAGCTGCTGCTGGCGGCCCTGGCCGGGTGCGCCGCGATCAACGTCGAGGAGCTGACGTCGCGGCGCGCCGAGCCGACGTCGTTCGACGTCGTCTCCGAGGGGCACAAGGGTCGCGACGACACCGGCAGCCGGATGACCGACCTCCGCCTGCTCTTCGACGCGGTCTTCCCCGAGGGCGAGGCCGGGGACGCCGCCCGCGCGATCCTGCCGCGGGTGCTCGCCCAGACCCACGACCGGATCTGCACGGTCTCGCGGACCGTCGGCCTGGGCTCCGACGTCGCCTACGAGCTCGCCCCCGAGGCTCCCTAG
- a CDS encoding sortase domain-containing protein has translation MPTSDPRRPAALALTALVALAACATDGSAEGSRRAAPDPAVTSSTAPSAPPSAAPSAPGEDVAETPSPAPAYVVSDGRPRDARMSIPELDIADLRVEAYRGHTDDAAGHAIQNTGIAASPFGPRGGVGPGGVGNYQVTGHRTSSTRILEFLPDLGRGDRVVVRAGGVEYVYEIRGTRITSFRSARSLAEQRAAVPGRPGATPVRAMITISTCRTQEDHAEGNYWSDEFDNPEHRIDKIGVLVRTRPA, from the coding sequence TTGCCGACCTCTGACCCGCGCCGTCCGGCCGCGCTCGCCCTGACGGCGCTCGTGGCCCTGGCGGCCTGCGCCACCGACGGCTCGGCGGAGGGGTCGCGACGGGCCGCTCCGGACCCGGCCGTGACGTCGTCGACCGCTCCCTCGGCACCCCCGTCCGCCGCACCGTCGGCACCGGGGGAGGACGTCGCCGAGACGCCGTCGCCGGCCCCCGCGTACGTCGTCAGCGACGGCCGGCCGCGTGATGCCCGGATGTCGATCCCGGAGCTCGACATCGCCGACCTGCGCGTGGAGGCCTACCGGGGTCACACCGACGACGCGGCCGGCCACGCCATCCAGAACACCGGGATCGCCGCCAGCCCCTTCGGGCCGCGCGGCGGCGTCGGGCCCGGTGGCGTCGGGAACTACCAGGTCACCGGCCACCGGACGTCGTCCACCCGGATCCTGGAGTTCCTGCCGGACCTCGGGCGCGGCGACCGGGTCGTCGTCCGGGCCGGCGGCGTCGAGTACGTCTACGAGATCCGGGGCACGCGGATCACCTCGTTCCGCTCGGCCCGTTCGTTGGCCGAGCAGCGGGCCGCCGTCCCCGGTCGCCCCGGTGCCACCCCGGTCCGCGCCATGATCACCATCTCGACCTGCCGCACCCAGGAGGACCACGCCGAGGGCAACTACTGGTCCGACGAGTTCGACAACCCCGAGCACCGCATCGACAAGATCGGCGTGCTGGTGCGCACCCGGCCGGCCTGA
- a CDS encoding LLM class F420-dependent oxidoreductase: protein MKLGVHYANFSHPDWATTLEDRLTETARVADQGGVSLLAVMDHWFQMEDLGGPAEPMLEGYTTLGYLAGVTERVRLSLLVTGVTYRHPGLLAKTVTTLDRLSRGRAMLGIGAAWYDREHRGLGVPFPPTAERFERLEETLQVCLQMWGDDEGPYDGRHYRLAETVNVPPPYQRPHPPILVGGSGERKTLRLVAQYAQMCNLFAEGHDVVRHKLEVLRGHCDTLGTDYDAIEKSVVLAADPQGDPEGFLADMAGYAALGIDTVTVGPATADPVGWTTDVVEKVLPRLADL from the coding sequence ATGAAGCTGGGTGTGCACTACGCGAACTTCAGCCACCCCGACTGGGCGACGACGCTGGAGGACCGGCTCACCGAGACCGCCCGCGTCGCCGACCAGGGTGGCGTCTCGCTCCTGGCGGTGATGGACCACTGGTTCCAGATGGAGGACCTCGGCGGCCCGGCCGAGCCGATGCTCGAGGGCTACACCACGCTGGGCTACCTCGCCGGCGTCACCGAGCGCGTCCGCCTCAGCCTCCTCGTGACCGGGGTGACCTACCGGCACCCGGGCCTGCTCGCCAAGACCGTCACCACGCTCGACCGGCTCTCGCGCGGTCGCGCCATGCTCGGCATCGGCGCCGCCTGGTACGACCGCGAGCACCGCGGCCTCGGCGTCCCGTTCCCGCCGACCGCCGAGCGCTTCGAGCGGCTCGAGGAGACCCTGCAGGTGTGCCTGCAGATGTGGGGTGACGACGAGGGGCCCTACGACGGGCGGCACTACCGGCTCGCCGAGACCGTGAACGTCCCGCCGCCGTACCAGCGGCCGCACCCGCCGATCCTCGTCGGCGGGTCGGGGGAGCGGAAGACGCTGCGGCTGGTCGCGCAGTACGCCCAGATGTGCAACCTGTTCGCCGAGGGCCACGACGTCGTGCGCCACAAGCTCGAGGTGCTCCGCGGGCACTGCGACACCCTCGGCACCGACTACGACGCCATCGAGAAGAGCGTCGTGCTCGCCGCCGATCCCCAGGGTGATCCCGAGGGCTTCCTCGCCGACATGGCCGGGTACGCCGCGCTCGGGATCGACACCGTCACGGTCGGGCCGGCCACCGCCGACCCGGTCGGGTGGACCACCGACGTGGTGGAGAAGGTGCTGCCGCGCCTTGCCGACCTCTGA
- a CDS encoding peptidylprolyl isomerase, whose protein sequence is MVKRSLARPGSLLAAVVLVLGLAGCGDESGSPDEGSSPSASASEGADDSTGAEARTHEPQPENAEGAPCTYTTGSEAARAVEPPPAAAAYTGTVEVVLETSAGDVDATLDAQAAPCTVNSFTSLASQGYYDDTPCHRLTTQGIYVLQCGDPTGTGSGGPGYSFADELTGSETYPAGTLAMANAGPNTNGSQFFVVYDETPLPPSYTVFGTIGADGLAVVQSIADRGTDDGSGDGAPAEEVTLDFVAVGEAVDGPPAAVPSGTCTYPSDGSGTTSSVQPPPARPSADGDVAITIASTIGRLRATLDAAAAPCTVNSFTALAEQGFFDGTSCHRLTTQGIFVLQCGDPTGTGSGGPGYSFADELSGSETYPAGTLAMANAGADTNGSQFFIVYGDSELPPSYTVFGTVSPATLKAVTRVGDAGVRGGGPDGAPKTAVTLQKVTVG, encoded by the coding sequence ATGGTGAAGCGCTCCCTGGCCCGTCCCGGATCCCTGCTCGCGGCCGTCGTCCTGGTCCTCGGCCTCGCCGGCTGCGGCGACGAGAGCGGCTCGCCCGACGAGGGGTCGTCGCCGTCCGCGTCCGCGTCCGAGGGAGCCGACGACAGCACGGGCGCCGAGGCGAGGACCCACGAGCCGCAGCCCGAGAACGCCGAGGGCGCGCCCTGTACCTACACCACCGGCAGCGAGGCGGCTCGCGCCGTCGAGCCGCCGCCCGCCGCCGCGGCCTACACCGGGACGGTCGAGGTGGTGCTCGAGACGTCCGCGGGCGACGTCGACGCCACGCTCGACGCGCAGGCCGCGCCGTGCACGGTGAACTCGTTCACCTCGCTGGCCAGCCAGGGCTACTACGACGACACGCCGTGCCACCGGCTCACCACGCAGGGCATCTACGTCCTGCAGTGCGGCGACCCGACCGGCACCGGCTCCGGCGGCCCCGGCTACTCCTTCGCCGACGAGCTGACCGGCTCCGAGACCTACCCGGCCGGCACCCTGGCGATGGCCAACGCCGGGCCGAACACCAACGGCTCGCAGTTCTTCGTCGTCTACGACGAGACGCCGCTCCCGCCGTCCTACACCGTCTTCGGCACCATCGGCGCCGACGGGCTGGCGGTCGTGCAGTCCATCGCCGACCGGGGCACCGACGACGGCTCGGGCGACGGTGCCCCGGCCGAGGAGGTCACCCTCGACTTCGTCGCGGTCGGGGAGGCCGTCGACGGTCCGCCCGCCGCCGTGCCGAGCGGGACCTGCACCTACCCCTCCGACGGCAGCGGCACCACCTCGTCGGTCCAGCCGCCGCCGGCCCGGCCGAGCGCCGACGGCGACGTCGCGATCACGATCGCCTCCACCATCGGCAGGCTCAGGGCCACCCTGGACGCGGCTGCCGCGCCGTGCACGGTCAACTCGTTCACCGCCCTGGCCGAGCAGGGGTTCTTCGACGGCACCTCGTGCCACCGGCTCACCACGCAGGGCATCTTCGTGCTCCAGTGCGGCGACCCGACCGGCACCGGCAGCGGCGGCCCCGGCTACTCCTTCGCCGACGAGCTGAGCGGCTCCGAGACCTACCCGGCCGGCACGCTGGCGATGGCCAACGCCGGAGCCGACACGAACGGCTCGCAGTTCTTCATCGTCTACGGCGACAGCGAGCTGCCGCCGAGCTACACGGTCTTCGGCACCGTCTCCCCCGCCACCCTCAAGGCGGTCACGCGGGTCGGCGACGCCGGCGTCCGCGGCGGCGGCCCCGACGGGGCGCCCAAGACCGCGGTCACCCTGCAGAAGGTCACGGTCGGCTAG